The region CTTTCATTCCCGGAACAGAATCAATCATACCAATACTCTTCAACCTCTTCACACCAGTAGCACCGAAAGGTCCATCATGTCCACAAGAACTCACAACAATCTTCGCCTCCATAACATTAGGATCCATGCAAGACTGTGTATCATGGTTCATCGAAACCAAAGCCCAGTTAGTCACAACACCAGCAACTCTACCTTCTTTCACGATCAAATCCTCAGCAGCAACAGCATTGAACAACTTCACGTTAGGTTTCGCAAGAAGCTTACTCATGATTGTTGAAGTAAACAACGCAGCGTGTTTGATAACAACGTAGTCTTCTTGCTCATCGTAGTCGACACCGATTTCGTCGAGGAAGAGGTGAGCTGGTTTGCGGACAACCATGGCGGAGAAGAGCTGGCCACCGAGCCATGCACCACCGCCGGGGCTGACGGATTGTTCGATGATAGCGATACTGATGTTGGGATTTTTGCTTAATTCGTAAGCGCATGAGAGACCGGCGGAACCGGCGCCGACGATGACGACGTCGGTGTCGGCGTAGGTGATCATGTCTGTCATGTAACGGCGGGTCATTTCACGAGAGACGATGGATTCTTTGATTGGTTGGAATTTGAAGGAGTCTAGATTGTAAGGGGGTGTGGTTAGTGCCATGGAGATTGAGTTGTTTTGGGAGGTGGATTTGAGGATGGTGGGGGTGCGAGTAACAATTGGTCTTCCATTGAAGAATGAGGATTTGGGAGATGAAGAGAGAGAAGTGGTGAGAGATGATGCAGTGGCCATGGCTGCCATTGGAGGGGTATTTTGGGAAGAGAAAATGTTTGATGAGAAATGGTATATTTGTGAATGGTTTTATAAACAAAGTGAAGTGGGAAAACCTGTGAATGAAAAATGTATGAAAGTGAAGTTTATGCTTTTTGAGAAATAAGATAGAATTTCAACGGTTCGTAAACATTTCTTATTGGGATATTTTTTGTTACCTTTTCTCTCAACCAATGTAGTTCTCCATTTGTGCGCAACATCCACATCACAAATAGCAACATTTAGTATTATTAATCGGTCTATTATTACAAACCTCTCTAACAAAAAGCTATagatatttttttttataaaaatagTAAGAATAACAACTTGCTACTTTTATATATCCACCTCTACTATTATTATATCATGAAAAGGATAAATATATGTTTTTAATAATGATATATTAATTATAAAATGATTTAGAAAGACATATATTAAGTGACTCATAAAAATCGAAAATAATTTTTGTTTTGGATTGATCAAAATCCTAATAAAGAAAGACTCATCAAAGCTCAATGATTACTTTTATTTATATATAGATAAATAGATAAATATTATATTTCAGAAATTATTTGATAGTTCGAGATATGAAATCGGAAATAAGGTAAGAcgaataaaaaaaattaagataGTTTCAGATATGGATGAGTGATTGGATCAAGACTTCGGACCGAGATTATTGAACATGAGACCAGTATGAGAGAGATGCTTCATACACTTTGGATTTAATTACATAACTTGGGTATAGTTCCGATGTACTTTTTATTGGGATACATTTCCACCTCGGAGTATGAGAGGCCGCATCCAATGGCGTGTTTCTGTTACAAAAGGTCGACCAATGCACGAGTTTGTTACGTCATACTAGTAGTTAATAATTGAATCAGTTACAAGTGGTTTATTAAAAACCTATTAACGTCATGTCTCTCCGCAATACAGAACAGGAGGAAGACTTAAGATATAAATAAAGGTTGGGGAACAAGCATTAGGGGGACATTGCATGATGAATAacataaaaaaaatcaagaaaCCTTGGACCACCCATAATGGTGGCCACTGATTCGTCCTAACATACCTCCTACCGTGCAAGATGATTATGACCTTCCCTAGATAGCATCAGGGAGGTTAAACTATTAATATTTTTAGTAATAGCATATATGTATATTGTTGGTGCACAAGAGGAAGGGGAAGAAtatgaagatgaagatggaaaagagagagagggagaaagagagagagagagagagagagagagagagagagagagagagagagagagagagagagagaggtttATAATTAACTCTAACAGAAAATTGGAATTCTGTTATGGGTTAATTCTCTATTACAAACTAAAATCACACTTCGTTTATATACTAATCAAAgcaaaatgaaaattcaaatgcAATTTAAATTAAACTTAAATGTACATCATCCATTAATTCATATTCAACTAATCAAAATaaacaacaccaattccatcTCTCAAATAGATAAAGTGTTTCGTCTTGATTGTTTTGGTCAGAAAGTCTGTCAGCTGCTTTTGAGTGCTACAATGCACAACTTCAAACACCTCATTATGAACTTGATTCCTCAAAAAATAAAACTTTATGTCAATGTATTTGCTTCTTCCATGTAGCACTGGATTCTTAGTAAGGATTATAGCTGATTTATTGTCAATCATCAATTTCATAGGCTTGCTcaccttgatcttcagatcctgtAGCAAGTTCAAAATACATACAGCTTGACAAACAGACAAAACACCTGCAACATAATCAACTTCATAGGTTGACAATGCAAACATTGGTTGCTTCTTGAAGCACCAAGAAATATGGTATTCTGGGTACTTGAAAAAATATCCAGAAGTACTTCTTTTGTCAACTTTATCCCCACACCAATCAAAGTGTGAATAACATATCAACTATAACTCAGTTTCAACACCAGAAGGGAACAAAACTTCATGTTTCAGAGTCCCCTTAACATACCTCAGtatcctgacagcagcttggtaatgtGACCACTTTGGTTTGTTCATAAACGTATTcaccattccaactgcataggaaaAATCAGGTTTGGTATTACGGAGATATCTTAATGAGCCTGGCAACTATTTAAAAATTATAGCATCTACATTATCACCCTCGGCATCAGAATCCAACTTGTGATTTGTTTTAGCATGTGTGATTGCAGACTTGTAATTCGTCAGCTCAAATCTCTTTAGAAGTTCAAGTTCATACTTCAATTGATGCAAGATGATACCCTTATCAGAGTACATAATCTCCATCCCTAAAAAATGTCATATTTCCTagatcagtcatctcaaactcattcattaGCACCTCCTCAAACTTAGCTATCTCATCTGAACAACGCCCTATTTGAAATATGTCGTCAACATAGAGACACTCCATAATCATATTGCTATCAGATGTATGCTGAACATAAACATCATGCTCAATCTCAAATCTTCTTAATCCTTGAAGCATGAAAAGTGAATTAATTTTTCAGACTCCAAGCTttaggagcttgtttcagtccatacaaggACTTATGCACcttgtacaccatcccttcctgattatttttcacaaatccaggaggttgtggTACATAAATTTCCTCTTGTAaactaccattcagaaatgcagatttcacATCTAAATGCATTAGAGGACAATTCCTATTAGCAGTTATAGCAATCACAAGTCTGATTGTTTCATGTATAGCTACATGCGAAAACACCTCAAAGTAATCTAATCCATATTTTTGTAGAAATCCTCTAGCTACTAACCTTGTTTTGTGTTTGCCAATTGATCCATCAGGTTTTACTTTCACCTTGTTACCCATCTGACACTGATGGATTTCTCGTTCTTTGGAAGCTCATTAactcccaagtcttgtttctctcttTATAGCCTCGggttcttctttcatggccttcagccacactttcttcttgagagTTGCTTCTGTATTTACGAATTCATAGTCTACCAACACGGCACACCAAATTGCTTCCATTTCAGAGTATATCTTCAGTATCttgcaacatgtcaaactctACAAATCTTTTTGATATTTCTCTGATTCTTTTTGGTCTCAGAACTTGTTCATAATCTTATTTAGATGCTGGAACATTATCAAATGTTGGACTACCTTCATAGTCTTGACTACCTCCAGAGGCATGATTACCACTAGATTTTGGATTATCATCaaaatttggatcaaaatcaGATTCACCTTCAAACTCTTCTTCAGCCTCAGAGTTATTTTCAAACTCTGACTCATATTCAGACTCAGAATCTCCTTTGAAGGCATATATTCTTCTTTTGAGTCTGAAATGtcttcagaagttaactcaggtgttaacattgcaccagagttggattgagaTTTGTTCAATCCCACGCTTGTGATTCTTTCACAATGACATATCTATTGAATTCAACTTTGTTAGCGATAGAATAGTATAACTTATCAGCACATGTACTGTGGTACCCTACAAGTAACATGAATATACTTTTGTCATCTAACTTCCTTCTTTTATCATTTGGGACACGTTTATAACAAACATAACCAAACACCTTTAGATGGCTAACACTTTGCCTATCTTTAGCCCACTtctcaaaaggaacaatttccttTAGCTTCTTAGTCGGACATATGTTGAACGCATATGTTGCCGTGACAACCGCTTCTCCCCACAAGGTGTGAGGGAGCTTATTCTCCTTCAGCATACTCCTTGTAATATCAAGCAAAGTTATGTTTCTTatttcagcaagaccattgtaATGAGGAGTGCATGGggcagtaacctcatgctcaatttCATTCTCCTCACAGAACCTTCTAAACTATGTAGACTtgtactcacctccaccatcaaTTCTGAGAATTTTCAGCTTTTGACCACTTTGTTTTTCATCCTTCACCTTGAACTTCTGAAACTCAGTAAACACCTCATGCTTAAACTTGATGGGTgttacccatgtcattcttgtgaactcatccatAAATGACATAAAATACTTGTTTCCTTGAAGGTACTCcaaatggtccacatacatcaaaATTCACTACTCCTAAATCATGTTTTTCTCTTGGAGGCACTTCTAATGCAAATAGAAAACTAGGTTGCTTACCTTTCATGCATACCTCACATGACTTCTTAGGTTTCACAGTCTTAGGAATACCATGTACCATCTTCTTAAAACTTAAATGCCCTAAGTTTCTGAAGTTTAGATGCCCCAATCTCTTATGTCATAACTCATTATCACCTTCAGTACCTTATGCAATAAAGTTTTAGTTCCATAACTCATTATCTTCTTCAATACCTTATGCACTAAGGTATTTAGTTTCAGTTGTTTCCACATCCACCTTGAATGTTTTGTTACTTCCCTATTCAGACTACATAATCAGCTTCTGATCagaatcatacaacttcaagagattgTCTTGCATagtaactgagaaacctttctcaattagATGACCTACACTCATTAAGTTTCTCTTCGTGCTAGGAATATACCAAACATCCTTGATCAAAACAGTTTTTCCATTCTTCACTCCGACCTAGACATTTCTGACTCCTTCAGCATTCAGATACTtatcatcagcacatctgatTTTTGTCCTCTTTCTAGAGTGAAAATTAATCTGCCATTGTTTGTTTTCAGTTAGGTGATTTGAGCAACCAATGTCCATATACCATTGGTCTACCAAATATCCATCATCAGATTCAAAATCCATCAATAGCACAAGTTCATCATCAGATTCTCCTGTGGCTATGTTTATTTCTTCTGATTTCCTTTCTTTGTTTGACCAATCATCAGCAGCAaagtggccaaacttcttacaatAGTAACATTCAACattcttcttgtcaaacttctcttttcccttctgatGTCTCTTATCATCAGAGTTGGAGACTTCTGACTTCTGATAACCACCACCATGTCTCTTCTTGGCCTCTGAACAAGACTGCTTCTGATTCTTCTTACCAGAAGATGCCTTCAGAGCCTGCTCTACCTCTATTTTAGAGGTTCTTTCAATCAGGCGCAACTCTTTTACCTCTAGACTGTTTTTCACCTCTTCAActctcatggtgctcagatcctTATAATATACAATTGCTACAAtaatgtaatcaaactgaggagtaagtgatctcattaccttttcaatgattacttgttcagAAATAGTCTTTCCACAagatttcatctcatttgtgatcagaatcaccCTAGATATGTAATCAGGTAccttttcatttttcttcatgttgagattctcatgCTGCTTACGCATAGAATGAAGCTTgaccttcttcactgatgcatcacctCCATATCAACGTATTGGTATGTCCCACGTAGTCTTCGTCATCATCGAATCAACGATATTCCCAAACACATTCACACtcacacattgatggatgtagaATAAAGCTTTCTGATCTTTCTTCCTCGACTCTCTATATGTGTTCCTTTGTGCTTCAGTTGCATCCACTGCATAATCttcattgacgagatcaagaatATCTTGAGCACCAAACAACACATGCATCTAAATTACCTATCCATTCAAATTATTTCCATTAAAGACGAAAAGCTATGTATTCAAGCTACTGTTTCCACCGTTCATCTTCGATATTGTGAAAGAATTCACCCATATCTCACCAAATCCTCGTGTTTCACAATCCCTcagaatcaagaaatgtgattctGTTATAATTTCAATCATAAATTCAACGCAAATTCAAGAAAGGAAATCAATCACACACACCTCgcgttcactcgtgtttcccttAGTGTTTCCCGTGGATCCGAATTGGAGCTCTAGATATCAATTGTTGATGcgcaagaggaagaagatgaagatggaagagaAAGAAGGGAGATAAAAGTTTCTAACCAACTATAACAAAATATTGGAATTTGGTTATGGATTAGTTCTCTATTACAAACTAAAACAACACTTGGTTTATATATTAATCAAAGCAAAATGCAAATTCAAATGCAAGGTAAATTAAACttaaatgtgtgtgtgtgtgtgtgtgtgtgtgtatatatatatatatatatatatatatatatatatatatatatatatatatatatatatatatatatatatatatatatatatatatatatatatatatatatatatatatatatatatatatatagagagagagagagagagagagagagagaaagagagagagagagagagtaagGATCCATTGACACCATGGGTAAGTCTTTTAGACTTACATAAAATTTCAACCGTTAATAGGATTTAATCAAATGGCCTACACATTTTATTCTAGCGTCCAGAAAGGTGAAACTCAACTAGAAAATGAAGTTGGTTCATGTACCAGCGTAAAACAAAGGTTTCGAGATCGACCCTAAGCTTTGATCTAGAAGGACAGTAATCTAGTCTCGTTTATTGAGGCCTTAAAACTAAAATGAGAGCTAAGCTAAGTATATCCAATAGTCATTCAAAAACATAATAGTTTAGTTACCCCTCAGTGTAATATGTTCAATGTTGATAATTATATGTTATTTGAAAAATATACGTGTATTTCCTTTTTAGAAAACAAGGCACaagaaaataaagtgcaataaGTCGCAACTAGTGTAGGATTTAGCCACTCCAAAAGCGTAGGTGGTGGAGTCTAGAATATGTCAACCTCAAATCAGGCTTCAACCTGGAGGAAAGGAAAAGGGCTTAACCATTGGTCGGGAACGACCCCTAGCAACGTCAAagtgaaggagaatagcgatccaaaatgcagcggaaattaaattttttctcctttagtgatccttacgaatgggcatgataagttatagaatcgttacctcttgtgacgattgaaacctttgatgcagatctacgaagcgatcacgaacgttgaatggtgacaacacctTTACTCAATCCACAcaaatggattccttcaatcttagtgctagctgctacgattgaaggctttgagtgtgtgtgtgtgtgtgtgtgtgtgtgtgagagagagagagagagagagagagagagaaacaaaattacaattgcacaaatgcttctgcacaagggttctatttatagaaccacatTTATGGGTTGTAAGCTataaaaagcccacttaagtgttTGTGGCCtatatcttatgatataccaaaatcacttaagcgcgtgataccttaccatatttcgtattctacttaagtgcatcgtaccttacgatgtcctacaattcacttaagtgcatcgcactttatggtgttccttatttactctatctctcatcaatccgtccttttgtgtgtgaccctgtaggttttcgcgacattgtcacgtatttaacataataaacagtgagcggtatctagcaacacatcactgctacccaagacacgaaaatgtcatgtgatctgacgAATCCTTTTGTGAAAATACTTATGTGTAgaattacccttttacccttaggtttatattgaacacaaggcatagattGTGCCATacttgtccaattcaatattgggcccgtagacatttatcctgttacgtaggatggaaaaatccatctaggtcactcatgtcccttgacatgcttcgtggagtacccatcaactgtttttatggtcatccagctacggacaatgtttgatcagcaataaggcatttgactctacatctagggtacatagtggtttcaggtcaaaggaTGGTAGGCACAAGGCTCATCctcattcttgatgaatccatattgttttactatttcatcaaaacgaagattctagcttctggaagcttgcttcaatccatagattgatctttgtaacttacatatcttttgggcttcttctggtatgtcaaatccttcaggttgtgtcatgtacacatcctcaagaagattcccattaaggaaagcagttttgacatccatctgccatatttcataatcatgatatgcagcgatagcaagtaaaatccgaacagatttaagcatttAAACTGGTGAAAAtgtttcatcatagtcaacccgatgaatttgtttatatccttttgcaaccagtcttgccttataggtatataccttaccatccatgtcagtcttctttttgaaaacccacttgcatcctatagggttaactcctacaggaggctctaccaaggtccaaacctagtttgtgtacatggaatccatttcaaatttcatggcttctagccacttctcagactcgggaccagttatggcctcttggtaggtcacgGGCTCgtcttgatccatgagtaatacatcaccttgatcagttatgaaatatccatatctctcaggtaggtgatgtatcctgcttgacctacattggtcttgttctacttgagtaggtagctcttccataactacttgtgtttcctgttctaattcctccataggtgtatcaatgctttgtgattcttgaatttcttcaagctctactttcctcccactgattcctttggaaataagatccttttctaggaaaactctagttcgagcgacaaacactttgccctcataaggattgtagaagtaatacccccttgtttctttaggataccccacaaataagcatttgttagatttaggctcaagcttagttgaaatttgtcgtttcacataaacttcgcaaccccaaaaatcttcatgtaagacatatgtggtctcttaccac is a window of Lathyrus oleraceus cultivar Zhongwan6 chromosome 6, CAAS_Psat_ZW6_1.0, whole genome shotgun sequence DNA encoding:
- the LOC127097128 gene encoding thiamine thiazole synthase 2, chloroplastic; its protein translation is MAAMATASSLTTSLSSSPKSSFFNGRPIVTRTPTILKSTSQNNSISMALTTPPYNLDSFKFQPIKESIVSREMTRRYMTDMITYADTDVVIVGAGSAGLSCAYELSKNPNISIAIIEQSVSPGGGAWLGGQLFSAMVVRKPAHLFLDEIGVDYDEQEDYVVIKHAALFTSTIMSKLLAKPNVKLFNAVAAEDLIVKEGRVAGVVTNWALVSMNHDTQSCMDPNVMEAKIVVSSCGHDGPFGATGVKRLKSIGMIDSVPGMKALDMNTAEDAIVRLTREVVPGMIVTGMEVAEIDGAPRMGPTFGAMMISGQKAAHLALKALGKNNAIDGTCESGREEPELILASVESEDIVDA